The Musa acuminata AAA Group cultivar baxijiao chromosome BXJ1-3, Cavendish_Baxijiao_AAA, whole genome shotgun sequence genome window below encodes:
- the LOC103978513 gene encoding uncharacterized protein LOC103978513, which produces MERRGGCCIAMYGGGRDADVAWKVGQIMLRYRPIAPKPTSPAGSPKISPVPAETRAAARRPKRKGSANPSGGGRGRKTGKVDVTAGSSSSINDDEKSSSTTTASSMIVTLPLMPETPERQCELAESPRKSSSPITPDAAALPRVVPPWMGQKQVGGAVVALGSWVTVACVTDSWREEEVPWRSDEAVTAALALDESPGFVSDGWDRVMWTNEAYRRMVMGREEGEEQAEEVKVELVTGGLVPAAAACRAFTCRVRVRPGKERTSSSPLAAPCDVWRLDSGGCAWRLDVKAALSLSL; this is translated from the coding sequence atggagaggagaggcggTTGTTGCATCGCCATGTACGGCGGAGGCCGGGACGCCGACGTCGCGTGGAAGGTGGGGCAGATCATGCTCAGGTACCGTCCGATCGCCCCCAAGCCTACCTCCCCCGCCGGTTCCCCGAAGATCTCACCCGTTCCCGCTGAGACGCGGGCCGCGGCAAGGAGGCCAAAGAGGAAAGGATCCGCCAACCCTAGCGGCGGCGGGAGGGGGAGGAAGACCGGGAAGGTCGATGTGACTgcggggtcgtcgtcgtcgatcaACGACGATGAGAAGTCGTCTTCGACGACGACGGCCTCGTCGATGATCGTGACGCTGCCATTGATGCCGGAAACGCCGGAGAGGCAGTGCGAGCTGGCGGAGTCGCCGAGGAAGTCTTCGAGCCCCATTACTCCTGATGCGGCGGCGTTGCCGCGGGTGGTTCCACCGTGGATGGGGCAGAAGCAGGTGGGAGGAGCGGTGGTGGCGTTGGGGTCGTGGGTGACGGTGGCATGCGTGACGGACTCGTGGCGGGAGGAGGAGGTCCCATGGAGGAGCGACGAGGCAGTGACGGCAGCGCTGGCGTTGGACGAGAGCCCCGGGTTCGTGTCGGACGGGTGGGACCGAGTGATGTGGACCAACGAGGCGTACCGGCGGATGGTGATGGgaagggaggagggggaggagcagGCGGAGGAGGTGAAGGTGGAACTGGTGACGGGCGGGTTAGTGCCGGCAGCGGCGGCGTGCCGGGCATTCACGTGCCGGGTGCGCGTCAGGCCGGGGAAGGAGAGGACCTCGTCCTCGCCGCTGGCGGCGCCGTGTGACGTGTGGAGGCTGGACAGCGGCGGCTGCGCGTGGAGGCTCGACGTCAAAGCGGCGCTAAGCCTGAGCTTGTAA
- the LOC135625565 gene encoding 3-oxoacyl-[acyl-carrier-protein] reductase 4-like yields MAAAPRIAFTRPSSIPAKFATPRRSLPQQSFSPAVGRGLLARSSVLSSGFRSDGAAYISGVRTHVAAVEQAITGEAQKLEAPVVIITGASRGIGKAIALTLGKAGCKVLVNYARSSKEAEEVSKEIEAFGGQAITFGGDVSKEADVETMIKTAVDAWGTVDILVNNAGITRDTLLMRMKKTQWQEVIDLNLTGVFLCTQAAAKIMLKKKKGRIINIASVVGLVGNAGQANYSAAKAGVIGFTKTVAKEYASRNINVNAVAPGFIASDMTAKLGEEIEKKILEIIPLGRYGQPEEVAGLVEFLALNPASSYITGQVFTIDGGMVM; encoded by the exons ATGGCGGCGGCACCTCGCATCGCCTTTACCCGCCCTTCTTCGATCCCGGCCAAATTCGCAACTCCCCGGAGGTCGCTGCCACAGCAGAGCTTCTCCCCCGCCGTCGGACGCGGACTCCTCGCCAGGTCCTCGGTCCTGAGCTCCGGATTCAGATCCGATGGTGCTGCCTACATCTCCG GTGTAAGGACTCATGTTGCAGCTGTTGAGCAAGCGATTACTGGTGAAGCTCAAAAATTGGAAGCACCTGTTGTCATCATCACTGGAGCTTCTAGAGGTATAGGAAAAGCGATAGCCCTAACACTGGGCAAGGCTGGTTGCAAG GTTCTTGTGAATTATGCAAGATCATCGAAGGAAGCTGAAGAAGTCTCCAAAGAA ATCGAGGCATTTGGTGGTCAGGCCATTACTTTTGGTGGAGATGTTTCAAAAGAAGCCGATGTGGAAACTATGATCAAAACT GCAGTCGATGCATGGGGCACAGTTGACATTTTAGTTAACAATGCAG GAATCACAAGAGACACACTGTTGATGAGAATGAAAAAAACACAGTGGCAGGAAGTCATTGATCTGAATCTTACTGGTGTTTTCCTTTGCACACAG GCAGCAGCAAAGATTATGTTGAAGAAGAAAAAG GGGAGGATCATCAACATAGCATCTGTTGTTGGCCTAGTGGGGAATGCTGGACAAGCTAATTATAGTGCTGCAAAGGCAGGGGTGATTGGTTTTACCAAGACCGTTGCGAAAGAGTATGCAAGCAGAAATATTAAT GTTAACGCTGTTGCTCCTGGTTTCATTGCGTCTGATATGACTGCTAAACttggagaagaaatcgagaagaaAATTCTGGAGATCATTCCATTAG GGAGGTATGGCCAACCAGAAGAAGTTGCTGGCCTGGTGGAATTCTTGGCCCTTAATCCTGCATCCAGTTACATTACCGGGCAG GTCTTTACCATCGATGGTGGAATGGTGATGTAA